One genomic region from Clarias gariepinus isolate MV-2021 ecotype Netherlands chromosome 22, CGAR_prim_01v2, whole genome shotgun sequence encodes:
- the c22h1orf52 gene encoding UPF0690 protein C1orf52 homolog, with protein sequence MSDEEKSEGRNFFMTYSDSSESSSSSSESEDGGQRPPRKKKKELDAGTAGASGGEQRAGSGGAPLPRPDELFRSVSRPAFLYNPLNKQIDWESRIVKAPEEPPKVFKVWKSNAVPPPQSYEVKEKKGPPPGMDMAIKWSSVYEDNGDDAPHRQSDQARFLPDNELAQSDDDDDEDDNSGEDKGEKKSLSSKKRRVETFQQKEKRKRDLGQATSDKNFVEEEKRILRQCAE encoded by the exons ATGTCTGACGAGGAGAAGAGTGAAGGGAGGAACTTCTTCATGACCTACAGCGACAGCAGtgagagcagcagcagcagcagcgagTCGGAGGACGGAGGGCAGAGACCACcgcggaagaagaagaaggagctCGATGCGGGGACAGCGGGAGCCTCCGGCGGGGAGCAGAGAGCCGGGAGCGGGGGAGCCCCGTTACCCAGACCGGACGAGCTGTTCCGCTCGGTGTCCCGGCCCGCCTTCCTCTACAACCCGCTGAACAAACAGATCGACTGGGAGAGCCGCATCGTTAAAGCTCCTGAGGAG CCTCCAAAGGTGTTCAAGGTGTGGAAGAGCAACGCCGTGCCCCCTCCCCAGAGTTACGAGGTGAAGGAGAAGAAGGGTCCGCCTCCCGGCATGGACATGGCCATAAAGTGGTCCAGCGTGTACGAGGACAACGGGGACGACGCTCCACACCGACAATCAGATCAGGCTCGCTTCCTACCTGACAACGAGCTCGCTCAATCTG atgatgatgatgatgaggatgataaCAGTGGCGAGGATAAGGGAGAGAAGAAGTCCCTGTCGTCTAAGAAGCGGCGAGTGGAGACGTTCCAGCAGAAGGAAAAGAGGAAGCGAGACCTGGGACAAGCCACGTCCGATAAGAACTTTGTGGAGGAGGAAAAGAGGATCTTGCGGCAGTGTGCTGAGTGA